ttttgtgctTGTTTAGCATGATTAGAAAGCATTTAATTTGGCCACAATTCCGTTTCGATCGCGTTTCTTTTTCAACAAGTTCTCGGAAGACAGTCAATCAGAAATTTCAGACGACGTTCTTCTTCAGTGTATTCTCATGTGCCATACGCAATCGGCGTCTAAGCTCGTTCGGGAACCTCTCGTAGCATTTTTTGCAAACGGGCTTTTCGTCATATTcgtaaaatttagatttttgatCCATCTTGGTGTCGCAAATTGAACATGAGAAATGATGCACGCACCATGCCTTGTTCAATGCGGTGAATACTAATAAGAGGgcaaaaaataaacagttgataGTTGATATTAACGTAGTTTTGTACTTACCGTCACCGCCAATAACTTGATTGCAAACAAAGCAGAGATTACCGAATAACTGATGATAGTGAGTTTCACAATAGGCAAGACCACGCTTTTCGTAATGACGATGTCCCAAAAATGGTTTCTCGCATTTGGCACACACAAAATGCTGTTTAAAAGACAATAATTAGTGAACTGTTACGAACtaaattatgttgaaaattaCCTCGACATGCCAATGCTTGCCTAGTGCAGTGACAACACGTTCCTCGATGGGTCGTCTGCACGCTCCACAGATTGGGATACCCATACGGTCATGACAACGCAGACAATACAACTCATTCATGTCGTTCGCGGCATATCCAGTACGATTTTTAACCTCCCGGGCAGATGAATCCAGCTCAGCCCCGCAGGCCGTGCAGTTAAAGTGATAACCATGATACACCTCTCCTCGGAACCGCAACGGAGCGTCATCGATGACGCCACTGGAAGACAATATACAAAGATAATTTAAGGCTCTAGTACTATTGTATTGCTACTATTAGTCTCTCCTCTACCTTATTCTACCCTTGCAAGATTAGTTCTCACCcttcaaaaatcaatacaaaaGCTTTTTATCCATATTTCTGTAATCTACATTTCGTATTGAGACTCTGTGATTTATTCGAAGGTAATGAGACAATCTAAACAATCTAAACATTGGCAATTTTATCGAAACcttttcgaaattttgttttctaaattttcacTTGAATATAGGGATTCTTTTACTATCgataattcttccaaggatagTTCCTGAAAATTCATCAAAGAGTTTCCCAATGTTTTCTCCTGGAATTATCTTGGAATTTCTACCAAGATTCTTTCATGGACTGCTCCAGGTTTTCATACTTGAATTTCTTCCAACTTCAAacctttaattatttttttatatggtattcagttggagctgcctgacagcttaacttgtcaagctCGGTTCttgcttttgccaagtttcccctctaccaggaccaatactcagacggagtAGGCTATGCTGCCcgcatgaacactgtttttttattagtattgtgacgtggtagttttttaaaaaataccatattcccttgcttctgagaaaaggaagcattgtgaaaatcagcagctccatcagaatttttaaaatagtagtgtagtagtgtcattactaatactgtgtagtcaaaatggtttgaataatttgtcatttaagtcctatactgattactcctgtcttttacgtaagatttttttttttttttttttttttttttttttttttttttttttttttttttttttttttttcaaggcattttgtgctcgtggccactactgtgccggaatcagttgatctgtagcttctttaccgatacagatctatttttaacttatctatacttccatctactttcactctctcctactatTTACTCTctcaccgagcaggtaggagagaactctgctgttagtgaggctagctgcctgcgaagagggtcagtttgtctcagtcaccatctgatactgacggaggatggatgtgctccccaaagcacggtcctccgagAGGCGTCTtttggtggctggacgggtttttttgtggaggggctgggaatcgaacccatgaccttccgcttatgaagcgaaagcgtaacctcaaggctacagacccccctatttacataagattagagtcttaaatgtcaattgtcgtcaagtcttaacaaaattaggcagTTTAGTAGTAATTCTAGTTAATGTCAAGtcttacgttcatatatccttaaagaaaaaagtcactttccttgtctgtcAACAATTTCATCGAATTCTAGCCAGTTCAGAAACTAGCAATGTACCCTCTaaatcgatctcagcgtcttactttccatagtcattttatagtgaatatttaaagTAAAGTTTACCTTAGCCTTATATTACAGTCTCCTATAAGATTcattttcggtggcaaatgcaatgcttcacaacgctaCTTTctgcttgtaaattttgcgaaaatgaagctggaatcagaattatttataccgttgttacaaaagagatatttcttattatggcaatgtaaaaaccatattaaaataagattgtcgccacttatttctactcagtgaatctactagtaattttcctcagagtaatattccctacgtcgaatatgataacgatgtgtctagctagctaatagtaagagtggctacggatcattcaggTTAGCAAAAGAcaaactgatcgtcaccaatagtattaatgtccacttcgaatagaataattatttgaaatgggcatcaattctatcaatgacgcagaatgtccgttggatcacatccgagatattattgcgtctgtgccatataaattatgacgcggctttaagcaaaaaagccaaaatgtgataccaccactacaggttacgcctttggtttccatcatatgggctaatggattatgccctcccatcgcggcaaggtcgcataaccaaggggagggaactTCAAATCTTTAATTATTCCTATAATAATTCCTCCATGCTTTATGAAATGAATTTGAGAAAATACAGTCTATCCTATCGCTTTTAGAATTGGTAAAAATAATCACAATGCCCTAGAAGAGTTCATGAATTaatccgcattttttttttaatttcatctcTAGGCATTTCTTTTCAGTTTCTCCTAGTATTCCTTtagatttgtttttaagaaattcgGAAGCAGTCTATCCTATCGCTTATAGAATTGGTAAAAATAATCACAATGCCCTAAAAGAGTTCATGAATTAatccgcatttttttttaaatttcatctcTAGGCATTTCTCTTCCGTTTCTCCTAGTATTCCTTtagatttgtttttaagaaattctgaagcaggCCGTTAGtcggcattcgaccaaacggcatAGTATTAATTTATCTAAATATGCTTGAAAGTTCTTATCTAGGCTTGTCTCCTCCGTTTCTTGTAGTATCattactagattttttttaagaaattcaaaTAGCGTTTCCTGCTATGCTCAAGCCCTCAAGGATGAATCAGTTATAAAACCCCTAAAAAACTCGTGAAGCAGAATGTTTTTGTATACGTTAGAGAGGATTATATGAGAATCTTTCCTAAAATTTAGTGATGATCTTGCCCAGAAATTTGTGAGAATTGTGTTTtggattaccgtaaaacggggtgaatagaaaaagtggggcgaatagaaacaaagcGACCTACAATTAGAAATGCAACTATTATGTAATTtatcatttaaaaacctcatgaaatatatttttttccattagtTCATTAGCAACAGAGTATCGATagactattttcaaattaataattttgctacatttgtcattataaaattgagaagaaaatatcgaaatttcaaccatttttgacAGCTTAAAACATCCGCCATTTTGCCAATTTCtaacatgatcaaaaattgaaattgctttgaaaaattataatttttttcttcactaGGTAATACATTGGGATATTTCTTTGAGATGTACTTGAAAAAgagtttatttttcatttaaaatgaaaaaaagtattgatatttactgaacagtgttcctattcgCCCCATCacggggtgaatagaaacatacaacattttcataaatctttgtatgatataatttttactttttaacaGCAATTGGGGTCTTAGCAAAGGAAGACGTGACCCATATTTTGGACTAATAATATTGTATTTTATCCACACGGTTTAAGTTTTACACATTCAAACATGTCGGAGAGTGTTTCTATTCACCCCATTTTACACTACATTAGAATCTAGcctaaaattgttttaaaaatgcaGCCCTGAGTTCTTTGAGAATGATGTTCAGGATGTGATAGAAATCAACACATGAAGCAAACTTAGAgttctgtaaaaattctgaagaggATTCGAGATTTTGTGAGAAGCCTGCAAAGGGATCTGCGAGAGTTGTACTtataattccaggttttatGGAATCATTCCAAGTATTCCATAAAAATCTTGTCAATGATTCTGTAAGAAATCTTTGCAAAACTTTatgtttgattttgttcaaatacCTATCTAGATTATATTCAATTCATGCCCAGTATTCAGTGAAATACAGCATGTTATTCAGTGAAAGTTTTAATGACGAAATACATGAAAGAGAAATTAGGTAATCATTTAATTCTAAAAACATCAAACTGAACTTCGAAATAACTCAGTTTGTCCTGAATCTCTAACAGATCTTGGCAAGTTAGACTCATATGTAGACAATACTTTGGGCAGCCCTGCTCTAgagatattttatgaaaaattctcATGGGATTCGGCTTAGGCTTAGGCTGCATCCCAGAATTTGTTCAGTGACGCTCACAAAAGGTTTCCTGGGATTTCTTCTAGGCTGTCTTTAGGTTTAAGTATTCATCCGATGATTTGTCTAATGAAGTCAATAGGAATTTCGCCatatattcattcaatttttgcatGTTCTTCTTAAATTTCTAGAGTTCGAGAGTTTCATCGAACTTTccgcaagaaatatttttatttctcaaAGTTCTGTCCAGCTGTTCCTTGAAGTACTTCTATTTTAAGTCCTTCGCAGATTCTTAggagaattcttccaaatatttttgcGAGGATTTCTCACGAACCGTTTTGAGACTGTCAaaagattattgaagaaattttccaaaattcttCTAAGAAATATTCCACGAATTTCCCCACGTTTTGAGCCGAATGAACAAGGTTAATGAAGTTTTAAAGctcaataataaataaaaaaatcctaaggGTTCATGAAAAGTTGCTCAAATAAATTCTGCAGATATCATTCCACAGAATACTTCTGCAATTTTTCGAGGAATtttccatttgttttttttttctgaaacaaatgtgacaatttcagtaaaaaaaatagtcaacaaaattcaaaaattgttttggtCTAAATACCTACGAAGCAAGACTAACTCGCTGCCTTTCGAATTAGCCATAGAGAGTTTTAATTTGAGGTGTAATCACAGAGACATACCTACATATAACACTTTTGTAAGTTTTTGGGTGactccaaacttttgcacaggAGAGTACATTACACATTTCTGCCATTTCCACGATACTCACTGACATTTGTTGCACATGTGCTTGCCCAGCCCATCGGCTTTCTCCTTCTGATTGCAATCGTGACAGAGCGCCCGGTTTTGG
The genomic region above belongs to Aedes aegypti strain LVP_AGWG unplaced genomic scaffold, AaegL5.0 Primary Assembly AGWG_AaegL5_hic_scaff_1797_PBJ_arrow, whole genome shotgun sequence and contains:
- the LOC110680770 gene encoding LIM and senescent cell antigen-like-containing domain protein 1, which gives rise to MSLGTMICTRCDEGFEPHERIVNSNGQLWHTQCFVCAQCFRQFQDGIFYEFEGRKYCEKDFHILFAPCCNKCNDFVIGRVIKAMAANWHPDCFTCEQCHIPLADSGFIRNQNRALCHDCNQKEKADGLGKHMCNKCHGVIDDAPLRFRGEVYHGYHFNCTACGAELDSSAREVKNRTGYAANDMNELYCLRCHDRMGIPICGACRRPIEERVVTALGKHWHVEHFVCAKCEKPFLGHRHYEKRGLAYCETHYHQLFGNLCFVCNQVIGGDVFTALNKAWCVHHFSCSICDTKMDQKSKFYEYDEKPVCKKCYERFPNELRRRLRMAHENTLKKNVV